The following are encoded in a window of Pygocentrus nattereri isolate fPygNat1 chromosome 5, fPygNat1.pri, whole genome shotgun sequence genomic DNA:
- the LOC108442661 gene encoding ubiquitin-40S ribosomal protein S27a-like, whose protein sequence is MVFQVIIKFRGTRPLTVAPTEAQAMGTTVRELKDLVKNIFPEAPGPDRIRMVFGGQHLEDVRTLGFYHIKHLSVIVIVIRLPGGGEPQTPDSADSDTDRDKPPEEPPKRRRSFELHGYPNMRK, encoded by the exons ATGGTCTTCCAGGTCATCATTAAGTTTCGTGGTACAAGACCTCTCACAGTGGCACCGACTGAGGCGCAGGCGATGGGAACTACAGTCAGAGAATTAAAGGACTTAGTTAAGAACATATTTCCAGAAGCGCCAG gTCCTGACAGGATAAGGATGGTCTTTGGGGGCCAGCATTTAGAGGATGTTCGGACACTTGGATTTTATCATATAAAACACTTGTCTGTAATCGTCATTGTGATTCGGCTGCCTGGTGGAG GTGAACCACAAACCCCAGATTCTGCTGATTCTGACA CGGACAGAGATAAACCTCCAGAAGAACCACCGAAACGGAGACGTAGCTTTGAACTGCATGGTTATCCAAATA tgagaAAGTGA